One segment of Anatilimnocola aggregata DNA contains the following:
- a CDS encoding sigma-54-dependent transcriptional regulator, which translates to MTAQLLVVDDEPNILFSIEHCLKSNDLRVITAGTAVKGIEIVRKERPDAVLLDIRLPDMNGLDAYLEMRRLDASVPIVLMTAFAKTATAIEAMSRGAFDYLIKPVDLANLKTVIAKALTVSRLNRVPAVLPTEHESLEQADQILGRSPQMQEVYKAIGRIAQQDAPVLILGESGTGKELIARAVFHYSRRKDRPFLAMNCAALPETLLESELFGHEKGAFTGADSRRIGKFEQVNGGTLFLDEIGDMSLTTQAKALRLLQEQQFERLGGNATVKTDVRIIAATNQDLPRRVASGLFRLDLYYRLNGFTISLPPLRERATDIPLLTDHFLRQMSTDLNKPVRGVSVEARQVLQEHAWPGNVRELQSAVRYGVLQAAGNTIEVSDLPASLRLIGKRNGLSSGEQPTSYDLSARVRQLLAAGDRDLYRRLQNEFDDVLLKLVWQESGGNQVRMAEILGISRMTLRSKLRACGLLGDDAN; encoded by the coding sequence ATGACAGCTCAACTGCTGGTGGTAGATGACGAGCCCAACATCTTGTTTTCGATCGAGCATTGCTTGAAATCGAACGATTTGCGGGTGATCACTGCCGGCACGGCGGTTAAAGGAATTGAGATTGTCCGCAAGGAGCGGCCCGATGCGGTACTGCTCGATATTCGCCTGCCGGATATGAACGGTCTCGATGCCTATTTGGAAATGCGCCGGCTCGATGCGAGCGTTCCTATCGTCCTTATGACCGCGTTTGCAAAAACGGCCACCGCCATCGAAGCAATGAGCCGCGGCGCATTCGACTATCTGATCAAGCCCGTCGATCTGGCCAATCTGAAAACCGTAATTGCCAAGGCACTCACCGTTAGCCGGTTGAATCGAGTCCCCGCTGTGCTGCCGACCGAGCACGAGTCGCTCGAACAGGCAGACCAGATTCTCGGTCGCAGTCCGCAGATGCAGGAAGTCTATAAAGCCATCGGTCGGATTGCGCAGCAAGATGCACCGGTGCTGATTCTGGGTGAAAGTGGCACGGGTAAAGAACTCATCGCCCGCGCGGTGTTTCATTACAGTCGCCGCAAAGACCGTCCATTCCTGGCCATGAACTGCGCCGCACTTCCAGAAACACTGCTGGAAAGTGAGTTGTTCGGTCATGAAAAGGGGGCTTTCACCGGTGCCGATTCGCGACGCATCGGTAAGTTCGAGCAGGTAAACGGCGGTACGCTCTTTCTTGACGAGATTGGCGACATGAGTCTGACGACGCAAGCCAAAGCGCTGCGCCTCTTGCAGGAACAGCAGTTTGAGCGGCTCGGCGGCAATGCAACGGTAAAGACTGACGTACGCATCATCGCAGCCACCAATCAGGATTTACCGCGGCGTGTCGCGTCGGGACTGTTCCGGCTCGATCTGTACTACCGTTTGAATGGATTTACGATCTCGCTGCCGCCGCTCCGCGAGCGCGCCACCGATATTCCGCTCCTCACCGATCACTTCCTGCGTCAAATGAGCACCGACTTGAACAAGCCAGTGCGCGGTGTCTCTGTCGAAGCTCGGCAAGTGCTGCAAGAACACGCCTGGCCTGGCAACGTGCGTGAACTGCAAAGTGCAGTCCGTTATGGAGTGCTGCAAGCTGCCGGCAATACTATCGAGGTCAGCGATCTGCCGGCCTCGTTGCGCCTGATTGGCAAGAGAAACGGCCTGTCCAGCGGCGAGCAACCAACAAGCTATGATCTCTCAGCGCGCGTGCGGCAACTGCTGGCGGCCGGCGATCGAGATCTCTATCGGCGACTTCAGAATGAGTTCGATGATGTGCTATTGAAACTGGTCTGGCAGGAGTCTGGAGGGAATCAGGTTCGCATGGCTGAGATCCTGGGCATCTCGCGAATGACGCTGCGCAGCAAACTCAGGGCGTGCGGACTACTGGGGGACGATGCCAACTAA
- a CDS encoding sensor histidine kinase, whose product MMKRIELMKFMAPLVGMSVLLAVLGGTSAWYVQRQQVTASDSIAREVHGLVAIHNLYIVIREVRYQLNQYLRFSDDGRLDEIAGLDGQVVQMLKESQQLSDKPMQRAQLQKVAEGYQLFAQELAAARKLPADGRHAILDKWANTQINELILNPAQQCVLLNEKIVTSTNEVNRRTSNQLTQVFLFLGIAGSVAGVLMGLTIARRLQRSLQELHGFVAGAAGRLEGLSEPFPAPPTGELIELRLGAKSLERRAIQVVEQLQQREIEVLRNEQLAAVGQLAAGLAHELRNPLMPMKMLVQAALSGPANSGLQGRQLQILEEEISRMETSIQSFLDFARPPSIDKRRTDLRPIVEQTIELISGRAAEQNIAIECEVPKIPCELELDPTQIKQVLLNLLLNAMDELGSHGKIRVSVELGTPYVEVNDGDGPVATAAGVRLVIADNGPGIAPDLLDKIFDPFVSHKESGTGLGLTICRRIVAGHGGQIVAANCPERGAEFRIWLPA is encoded by the coding sequence GTGGGCATGAGTGTGCTGCTGGCCGTTCTCGGCGGAACCTCAGCCTGGTACGTGCAGCGGCAGCAAGTCACGGCATCCGATTCGATTGCGCGTGAAGTGCATGGCCTGGTGGCGATCCACAATCTCTACATTGTGATTCGCGAGGTTCGTTACCAACTGAATCAGTACTTGCGGTTTAGCGACGACGGGCGCCTGGACGAGATTGCCGGGCTCGATGGCCAGGTCGTGCAAATGCTCAAGGAGTCTCAGCAACTCTCCGACAAACCAATGCAGCGAGCCCAACTCCAAAAGGTGGCGGAGGGATACCAACTTTTTGCACAGGAGCTTGCCGCAGCCCGCAAACTGCCTGCGGACGGTCGCCACGCGATCTTGGACAAATGGGCGAATACCCAGATCAACGAATTAATTCTCAATCCGGCTCAACAATGCGTGCTACTGAACGAGAAAATAGTGACCAGCACGAATGAAGTGAATCGTCGCACTTCAAATCAGCTGACGCAAGTGTTTCTGTTTCTGGGCATTGCTGGCAGCGTTGCGGGGGTCTTAATGGGGCTGACGATTGCTCGCCGCCTGCAACGATCGCTGCAAGAGCTACACGGTTTTGTCGCGGGAGCGGCGGGACGATTAGAGGGACTGTCGGAACCGTTTCCTGCGCCCCCCACCGGTGAACTGATTGAGCTACGCCTGGGGGCCAAATCACTCGAACGCAGGGCCATTCAAGTGGTCGAGCAACTGCAGCAGCGCGAAATCGAAGTCCTCCGCAACGAGCAATTGGCTGCCGTCGGTCAACTGGCGGCCGGTCTGGCTCACGAACTGCGTAATCCGCTGATGCCGATGAAAATGCTTGTACAGGCGGCACTTTCCGGGCCAGCCAACAGTGGGCTCCAGGGCAGGCAACTGCAAATTTTGGAAGAAGAAATCTCGCGGATGGAGACGTCGATTCAATCGTTTCTCGATTTTGCCCGACCTCCCTCGATCGACAAACGCCGCACCGATCTCCGGCCGATCGTGGAACAGACGATCGAATTGATTTCTGGACGCGCGGCCGAGCAAAACATTGCCATTGAATGCGAGGTTCCTAAAATCCCCTGTGAACTCGAACTCGATCCGACCCAGATCAAGCAAGTGCTGCTGAATCTGTTGCTCAATGCGATGGACGAACTCGGCTCACATGGCAAGATTCGCGTCAGTGTCGAACTCGGTACTCCCTACGTCGAAGTCAACGATGGCGACGGACCAGTTGCCACGGCAGCCGGGGTGCGATTGGTGATTGCCGATAATGGCCCAGGGATTGCGCCGGACCTGCTTGACAAAATCTTCGACCCCTTCGTAAGTCACAAAGAATCGGGAACGGGCCTGGGTCTGACCATTTGCCGGCGTATCGTGGCTGGTCACGGCGGGCAAATCGTTGCCGCCAATTGCCCGGAGCGCGGTGCTGAGTTCCGGATTTGGCTCCCCGCCTAA